The genomic region CAGTGAGTGGTGGTTATTTACACAACTAGTCCCTGATAGTGAAATGACAATAATACCCAcatgtgcaagtcacatgaccagatttaacagaaaaatctaactgtgttaaggctaaaggacataacgtgcatgcttttaaaacattaagtacaagACTTGTCAATTTAAAAGATAAAAGACACCGCCTGAAATTCACTATAAAGATAAAGGAAAAAATTTGAAATTCAGTCTAGGTTAATTGTTTGTTTCAGTCAAATTGGGTTGTTGGTAAATTTCGTTAATTGCTCACCCCTAGTTAGGGCTGATGATGGATAAGCACAATGACTCCTTTAATTTGGTATTTGGGGTTGTTTTGGTGTTTCGACAAAGGGACAGGGATGGTCTATCGTGGTACAGTGGTGGATGTCGTGAATTTATAGGTCAAGTGAAGGTAGAGCAGATATTCCTTGTTATGAATGGGAGAGTTGGTCCATGATCTTCGCCACTACACATGGAAAGAAAAATCAGCAAGGGAGGATTGGGTACTCGTTTGGAATGAGAAAAGGAGAGGAAAAAGGCTTTCAAGTTAGATCAATATTTGTACTACTTTTTATTGAAATTTCTttccctttttaataaattacaTTTTAAAATCATAAGAAGTTATTTTTCCTTTTTTACTTTTCTTCACAATATCTTAACCATTTTCGATTTCAATTAGcggtaggtggtcatcccaacttcctcctagatcaattacactTGGTCTCAGCATATTTTTTCAAAGTTTGGATTGTATGCTCACTCTGACCATCTATCTGTGGATGGTAAGTTGTACTGAAATTTTGGTGAGTGCTTAGAGCTTGTtgaaagcttttccaaaaatgcgacatGTACCGACTATGACTGTCGGACACTATGGACAATGATACTCCGAGCAGAGACGCTATGTTTTCAAGATATAGCTTAGCCAATTTATCTGAACTAAAAGTTTCTTTAATTTGAAGGAAacgagctgacttagtcagtctatcgactataacctaAATCATGTCATTGCCACGACTTGTTCTCGGTAATTTGGTTATAAGGTCAATATTTACCATTTctcatttccatttgggtattttcAATTGTTGTGTTAAGCCTaacggtttctgatgttcagctttgacttgcgaaCACGTCAGACACATAGCTACATGGGTGGCTATGGACTTCTTCATGTCCATCCACCAATAGTTCCTctttagatcttggtacatcttatctccACCAAGATGTGCATAATATTTTGAATTATGTGATTCTTCAAGAATCAGATCTCTGAGTCCTCCAAAGATGGAAATCCAGATCGTATCATTAAATCTTAAAATTCCATCCTTTCCAGATGCTAATTGTTCTACAGTTCCACCTAGTCCTTCATTTGGACCCTTCGCCTCCAATAAAGCTTGCTTTTCAGTGTCCAACAACTTCTCATTTACGCTGGTCCGTAGCTCGATTCTTGTAGCACAAACTCTTATTTGTTTAATTCTTTCTTTCCGACTGAAGGCATCAGTTACAACATAAGCCTTGTCGGGATGGTAACGAATTtcgcattcataatcatttaaagtttccatccaccAGAGTTGATGCATATTTAGTACCTTCTGATTAAATATGTGTTGAAGGTCCTTATGGTCTGTGTATAtaacacacttcgtgccatattAGTAGTGCCTCCATAGTTTTAATGCGAATACAACCCCACCCAATTCTAAGTTGTGGGTgctgtagttcttttcatgcactttgaGTTGTCATTATGCGTAGGCGATTATCTTGCCTCtctgcattaacacgcaacccaatcctttgTGCGAAGCATCACTTTATACAACGAAGTCTTCAATTCCTTCAGGTAGTGACAATACAGGGGCATTGCTTAATTTCTGCTTTAGAATCTCGAAATATTATTTCCATTTGGACCCCCAGTTAAACTTTACGTTCTTAAGGGTCAATGCAGTTAGGGGAGTGATGATGTGTGGTCAAAAACCGGTGTCCTATtacgtttaagtttatgtttttacatAATTTTTAGttttgaatagcctacttttgattagaattgtgttttgcaggtctaacggagtttaaggagctatacGAAGCATCGGGACAGAAAACGGGTTCCGGGAGTGAGAAATGGACAAAATGGAAAACAAGAAATGCACGGGTCATCGGCGACGCCCTCCAGATATGCTCGTCGGTCAGAAATTGTCGTAGGCAATGTATTAAGCCGTCGGAGAGAAACAAAACAaccaagggccgtcgccgacgccatGATGGGCCGTCGCCGACACCCTCCCTTTATGCGAGACATTGAAATTCGTTTTGACGGGGGACGGATATATCACTAGTTTTTACCATTTTGAGGGGAGTTACGAGTTTTGTGAGTTTAAAACTTGATCTTGGAGCCAAGAGACCATCAACCATCATCTTCCATCAATCCCAATCACCTCTATCATTCCGAatcatcaaaaccctaattcatcatcatcaccatcatcatccaatTCACAATCCATCCACTTCCATAATCCACCACAAACCCTAAACCTCATCATCCTCATCctcaaagcttcaagatgacAAAGTTcgagttctcatcatccattgatcACTTTCTGgttcaccatgagcggctaattctcGTGGGTTTCACCTCGGTGTAGACATTTGTAAGGATTTCTAGGGTTTGCTACATGTTTAGTATTTGGTTTGTGACAATTTgaattgcatttgaatcattagataattgtcttgcatttgtattgaatCAATGAATTGTCGaatgagttatgaaatttgactttctggaatgtttatgtgcaattatgccttctCTTTTGATAGGATTTACTTGTCCGAGGTAACAAAGTGCATTGCGGTCCATATTGTATGTTGATAGCAATCGACACCTAAGCCTCGTGATTCTAAACCGTTAATGAACTAATTCAATTAAGCCAAGTTAAAACGTGTAGTAACCCTAGGTCCTATAATtgtcgaaccgggtgtgaaccttgttctCCATTATTTTTTTCAATCCGTAAACCAAGTTTTCATGTAATTCTCAATTGATCAAGTTTCCGTTGTTAAGTAACTAAAACAAATTCGTCAGTTAATCTGACATCTCTTTAAACAAATAAACGTTGAATTTAAATCATTAGCAAACTTCATAAAATTGACAACCGTTAATAATCAATCACATCCATAtgaaaaccacaaactcttcATGGCTCGACTCCTTACTATCAGTAATGCATTGTTAGGGGTAATTTGGGACTATGAATATTATATTTGatcggagcgcgacactccgatcaagtGACTATTCTAAAGAAGTTCTTAATGAACCTTCGGTAAGAACCTGCCAATCCTAGAAAACTACGGATTTAAGAAGGTGTTTTGGGTGCTTcccagttcatgatagcttcaatcttagcaggatccacttggataccgcTCTCACTAATTACGTGTCCCCAAAATTGGACTTATCGgagccaaaactcacatttggagAACTTTGAATAAAGCTTCATTTGATTTAGCAATTCAAGTATACACctaaggtgtttctcatggtcttCCGTATTgcgtgagtgtgtgtgtgtgtgtgtatatatatatcgtcTATAAAGACGATGGCAAACTTATCTGGATATGGTTTGCAGACTccgttcatgagatccatgaatgttgCAAGTGCATTGGTAAGTCCAAATGGCATTACcaagaactcataatgaccatatcttGCTCTAAAAGCAGTATTGGGAACATCTTCAGTTTTCAccttcagctggtgatatcctgaccgtagatcgatctttgagaagaaACTTACTTCTTGCAATTTATCGAATAGATAGTCAATTATCTGCAAGGGATAACGATCCTTAATTGTAAtcttgttcaactcacggtagtcaATTCACACCCAtattgaaccatctttcttcttgacgaaaagGATAGGGGTTCCCCAGGAGATGAACTAGGTTGGATGAATCCTATCTCTAATAGCTCCTCAAGTTGCATCTTTAACTCTTTCATCTTCGttgatataacaaccctcgaaaaacacccctaaacaccctaaatacaccccgtatacacGTAAACGAACCTGAATAACTTTAActttaacaaaaatcaaataaaacaaataaataacatCGCTCGCTGGTCACGACCAAGTCCCCAAGATGAGTCGCGGGGCACGACCGAGTGTCAACTGGCGGAACCACAACATGCCACGTGGCACGACACACGGCGGAGCTAGGCTGGTGAGTAACCAGGCCTAGCCGTAGCTAGACCTGGCTCGCGGGGCGCGAAAGAAAGATAAAGGgggctcgcggggcgcgagcgaACCCGGGTACAGCCTATAAAAGGAGGCCTCTGGCTTTATTCTCAACTCGTTCAAAACTTCTATTCTCTCTCAAACTTCTAATAGGCGAAAATtatcgggtattatacccctaaaacacgaagctctgcctcgttgtaagtattttaaaccccgatcactaattcgttaccctacccgattgatctaggggtacgtaacgcatgtcaaggctctgcctgactcagttcgTTAGAGTCCTGTGTCGTGTTATAaggctaatgtgatttgggttatcttactaacacgtgcgCATTGTTTATTTTTAATAGACTATAATCAGGAACACCAACAGGAAGCTGTAAAAACACCTAggtctacaatgtgagtcattctctttttctaccaaactgtttttataaaacctcaaatattttcagttatacttacagtgattgagtctatatattctacaattgctgccggtatgtggggttttgtatacactactagtaatccgttactattggacgacgagttagccaatgagtaacatTACCACAGTCATGGAACTGTGAACATgacaaatactgaatgagtatattggtagatataaacattgtaatcgctctcaatactgtaaagttataaaagtttgttttgataaaactgggatgcactcgccagtatttcttgttgataaaatctttttaaaatgcgtttcaggtaacttaatgtgaagctaatagaagccagccgtgaagcactgaaggcttaaagaagtggctataaaagttacctaaataaaagtttatgttttcaataattagggtttatccctataaatgtattgtgaatgaaacttgggttttatccca from Helianthus annuus cultivar XRQ/B chromosome 10, HanXRQr2.0-SUNRISE, whole genome shotgun sequence harbors:
- the LOC110882516 gene encoding uncharacterized protein LOC110882516, with amino-acid sequence MHQLWWMETLNDYECEIRYHPDKAYVVTDAFSRKERIKQIRVCATRIELRTSVNEKLLDTEKQALLEAKGPNEGLGGTVEQLASGKDGILRFNDTIWISIFGGLRDLILEESHNSKYYAHLGGDKMYQDLKRNYWWMDMKKSIATHVAMCLTCSQVKAEHQKPLGLTQQLKIPKWK